The Novipirellula caenicola genome includes a region encoding these proteins:
- a CDS encoding sigma-70 family RNA polymerase sigma factor has product MMDPTTRRKRTHNEEVAALFLKHSSRIRGIILSMQPDFARADDVLQETFLTVSAKANEFEFGTNFMSWVYQIARYKVLEDRRRSGKTTEQLSLASIESLLAAESNLADDQHEERVEALKDCLTKLSPRSRQAIELRYAREHPASEIATVLGWTVDSVYVALSRARTLLAKCIDEDLRSKGVTI; this is encoded by the coding sequence ATGATGGACCCGACAACCAGACGAAAACGAACCCACAACGAGGAGGTTGCTGCGTTATTTCTTAAACACTCATCTCGTATTCGTGGAATCATCCTGAGCATGCAGCCGGACTTCGCGAGGGCCGATGACGTGTTGCAAGAAACCTTTCTGACAGTATCGGCCAAGGCCAATGAATTCGAATTTGGAACAAATTTCATGTCTTGGGTGTACCAGATTGCTCGGTACAAGGTGCTTGAGGATCGCAGGCGTTCCGGCAAAACCACTGAACAGCTTTCCCTTGCCTCGATCGAATCGTTGCTCGCTGCAGAGTCAAATCTAGCGGACGACCAGCACGAGGAACGTGTGGAGGCGCTGAAGGACTGTTTGACAAAACTGTCGCCAAGATCGCGGCAAGCGATCGAATTGCGTTATGCCCGTGAGCATCCTGCAAGCGAAATCGCAACGGTGCTGGGGTGGACGGTCGATTCGGTGTATGTCGCTCTCTCACGAGCGCGAACGTTGTTGGCGAAGTGTATTGACGAAGATTTGCGATCGAAAGGAGTCACCATCTGA
- a CDS encoding DUF1559 domain-containing protein translates to MKQNFRNQGFTLVELLVVIAIIGVLVGLLLPAVQAAREAARRMSCSNNFKQIGLAMHNYHSAYDRLPMVNGGTQSINNGSLNTRNSPQYYRGATANNRLLLNWLVPLTPFFEQQAIWEQVSNPYQTPNGIVPSMGPSPIMDLTNHSSDEYPPWLTDLPSLRCPSDPGVGLPSQGRTNYAWCDGDSAHHGDLGAIDDYGNDVSVGERQNARVSQRGMFIPRQQTRFRDVLDGLSNTIAAGEIVTDLGDGDKRTSFNTKIGNNRDGRYFSPADRANQCERLYVDADRPLFWQSGTYDTNAERKRGYRWALGSIAYSGMNTILPPNRGLCMASDNFGTGICPPGSRHQGGCHVLMGDGAIKFVTESIEAGNSGSKLVTNRGDGLPPGSQSPFGLWGSLGTRAAKEIISQEF, encoded by the coding sequence ATGAAACAGAATTTCAGGAATCAGGGATTCACTCTGGTCGAATTGCTTGTCGTGATCGCAATCATTGGGGTGCTAGTCGGACTGCTGCTGCCCGCCGTTCAGGCCGCTCGAGAAGCCGCCCGGCGAATGAGTTGCAGTAACAATTTCAAGCAAATCGGCTTGGCGATGCACAACTATCACTCTGCATACGATCGTCTGCCGATGGTTAATGGTGGTACCCAATCCATCAATAATGGTTCGCTCAACACTCGAAACAGTCCCCAGTACTATCGCGGAGCGACTGCCAATAACCGGCTATTGCTGAATTGGCTCGTCCCGCTTACACCGTTTTTCGAGCAGCAAGCGATTTGGGAACAGGTGTCCAATCCCTACCAGACGCCCAACGGGATCGTTCCCAGCATGGGCCCCTCGCCCATCATGGATTTAACTAACCATAGTAGCGACGAGTACCCGCCGTGGTTAACCGATCTCCCATCCCTTCGTTGCCCGAGCGATCCTGGGGTTGGCCTGCCTTCGCAAGGCCGAACGAACTACGCTTGGTGTGATGGAGATAGTGCACACCATGGTGATCTCGGGGCCATTGATGACTATGGGAATGACGTCAGCGTTGGTGAGAGACAAAACGCTCGCGTTTCGCAAAGAGGAATGTTCATTCCACGCCAGCAAACTCGGTTTCGTGACGTATTGGATGGGCTTTCCAATACAATCGCAGCCGGCGAGATTGTTACGGATCTAGGCGATGGAGATAAACGCACCTCTTTTAACACAAAGATTGGCAACAACCGCGACGGAAGGTATTTCTCACCTGCCGATCGGGCAAATCAGTGTGAACGATTGTATGTAGACGCCGACCGTCCCTTGTTTTGGCAGTCCGGTACCTATGACACCAACGCCGAGCGGAAACGCGGTTATCGTTGGGCGCTTGGCTCAATTGCGTATAGCGGTATGAATACGATTCTGCCTCCTAACCGTGGGCTATGCATGGCGAGTGACAACTTCGGTACGGGCATTTGCCCTCCCGGTAGCCGGCACCAGGGCGGATGCCACGTCTTGATGGGCGATGGAGCGATCAAGTTTGTCACCGAATCAATTGAAGCAGGGAATTCCGGTAGCAAATTGGTCACCAACCGTGGAGACGGGCTTCCCCCCGGATCGCAGAGCCCCTTTGGGCTTTGGGGAAGCCTCGGGACTCGGGCTGCAAAAGAAATCATCAGCCAAGAATTCTAA
- a CDS encoding DUF885 domain-containing protein, whose product MTKIGSVLLVSLLMASALLADDSHVDAEFARLGEQYIDQFAEFSPVQATSLGDHRFDGKLDDVSQAARERKLAWLSDFAKQLDGIDSKQLSRANQVDLALLKHSIEYKQWQATKLQEWRWNPLIYTGISGDAVYSLMARDFAPRRDRLLNVASRLEQFPRFFEQVRAILDVPRVPHVHAKTAVAQNLGILKSIDNYVRPFLEELPKQDRENVASAIRIAEAAVQEQQQWLESELLPGAKGDYRLGIELYQQKLAFALHSPLRPQEIRDLGERRIEELHNQMYAIAKPMYQDQYPLTQFPENPSDPFRRAVIRFGLEKAYANAPQADEIVQTARQSVAAATEFLRQNDVITLFPDPLEIIVMPEFRRGVSLAYCDSPGALETDQPTFYAVSPPPADWTEKQVLSHLREYNNRSIDVLTIHEAMPGHFLQLAHANRYQGKLRHLFQSGVFVEGWAVYSEWMMCEEGFRDHDPLLKLITLKWYLRDVTNALLDLAVHVDGGSRSEGMRMLVEDAFQEEREAAGKWTRAQITSAQLPTYFVGYLEHVALRREAEQMWGDRFNLKAYHDKVLSFGSPPPQFVRALVLDKPIP is encoded by the coding sequence ATGACAAAAATTGGCTCGGTGTTACTCGTATCGCTACTGATGGCTTCCGCACTCTTGGCGGACGACTCACACGTCGATGCCGAGTTCGCACGACTCGGCGAACAATACATTGACCAGTTCGCCGAATTCTCGCCCGTACAGGCGACCTCGTTGGGCGACCATCGGTTTGACGGCAAGCTCGACGATGTAAGTCAGGCGGCCAGAGAGCGAAAGCTCGCGTGGCTCTCTGACTTCGCCAAACAACTTGATGGCATCGATTCGAAGCAGCTCTCGCGCGCCAATCAAGTCGACCTTGCGCTATTGAAGCACTCGATCGAGTACAAACAATGGCAGGCCACAAAACTGCAAGAGTGGAGATGGAACCCGCTGATCTATACCGGGATCAGCGGAGATGCGGTCTATAGTTTGATGGCCCGAGATTTCGCGCCGCGTCGTGACCGACTATTGAACGTCGCCAGCCGTTTGGAACAGTTCCCGCGTTTCTTCGAACAGGTCCGAGCGATCTTGGATGTTCCGCGAGTGCCGCACGTGCACGCAAAAACCGCGGTGGCCCAGAATCTAGGCATCTTGAAGTCGATCGACAACTATGTGCGGCCGTTCCTCGAGGAGTTGCCAAAACAGGATCGCGAAAACGTTGCGAGTGCCATCCGAATCGCCGAAGCGGCGGTTCAAGAGCAACAACAATGGCTGGAATCCGAGTTGCTTCCTGGTGCGAAAGGTGACTACCGGCTGGGGATCGAGCTCTATCAGCAAAAGCTCGCATTCGCCTTGCACTCACCCTTGCGACCTCAGGAGATTCGTGATCTTGGCGAGCGGCGGATCGAGGAGCTTCACAACCAGATGTACGCCATCGCCAAGCCGATGTACCAGGATCAATACCCGCTGACGCAGTTCCCCGAAAATCCATCCGATCCCTTTCGCCGCGCCGTGATTCGGTTTGGACTGGAAAAAGCTTATGCGAATGCACCGCAGGCAGACGAGATCGTGCAAACCGCGCGACAGTCGGTTGCCGCGGCGACCGAGTTCCTTCGCCAAAACGACGTGATCACCCTCTTTCCCGATCCGCTTGAAATCATCGTGATGCCCGAGTTTCGTCGAGGCGTCTCGTTGGCCTACTGCGACTCGCCCGGGGCATTGGAAACCGATCAGCCCACGTTTTATGCCGTCTCGCCACCGCCGGCCGACTGGACCGAGAAACAAGTGCTTTCGCATCTGCGTGAATACAACAACCGGTCGATCGACGTGCTGACGATCCACGAAGCAATGCCGGGACACTTTTTGCAACTCGCTCATGCCAACCGCTACCAGGGCAAACTGCGTCATCTGTTTCAGTCCGGCGTCTTTGTCGAAGGCTGGGCCGTCTACTCGGAATGGATGATGTGTGAAGAAGGGTTTCGCGACCACGACCCGCTGTTGAAACTGATCACCTTGAAATGGTATCTGCGTGATGTGACCAACGCGTTGCTTGATCTTGCGGTCCATGTGGATGGCGGCTCTCGCAGCGAAGGCATGCGAATGTTGGTCGAGGATGCGTTTCAGGAAGAGCGGGAAGCGGCGGGAAAATGGACCCGCGCTCAAATTACGTCCGCCCAACTGCCTACCTATTTCGTCGGGTATCTTGAGCACGTGGCGCTACGTCGCGAGGCCGAGCAGATGTGGGGCGACCGCTTTAATCTCAAAGCCTATCACGACAAAGTTCTGTCGTTTGGTTCTCCACCGCCTCAGTTTGTTCGTGCACTCGTCCTCGACAAACCCATTCCATGA
- a CDS encoding sulfatase, which translates to MNSLLRLLPILFVVATAITANAKSPNIVLILSDDQGYTDYGFMGHKEIETPNLDQLAKESTLFRRGYVPTALCRPALSTLITGLYSHQNKTTGNDPARTPANEAHAEKAGKEARELLISHIDHTGALPQWLAKKGYVSFQSGKWWEGSFQRGGFTEGMTKGYPNPGGRHGDAGLAIGRETMQPVTEFIDRSVEAETPFFLWYAPVMPHTPHNPPARLLEKYLKKGVQKRIAQYYAMCEWFDETCGTLLDHIDDAGIADDTLVIYVTDNGWIQKEVGGYGPRSKRSPYELGTRTPIMFRWPGKIPAADRPELCSSIDFVPTVLAAAEAEGPHDFPGLNLLPQLKSGEAIERDTIFGESFAHDIADIENPEASLLYRWVIHGHDKLLLTYDGAPGSMRYPPENAEPQLYNLKDDPKETVNLAEANPAKVKKLSALLDEWYVPSERQAGKLAPTTR; encoded by the coding sequence ATGAATAGTCTCCTTCGACTGCTGCCGATACTTTTCGTGGTCGCAACCGCGATAACGGCCAACGCCAAATCGCCGAACATCGTTTTGATCCTCTCTGACGACCAGGGTTACACCGACTATGGTTTCATGGGGCATAAGGAAATTGAAACGCCGAACCTTGACCAGCTCGCCAAAGAGAGCACGTTGTTTCGTCGTGGCTATGTTCCAACCGCATTGTGTCGCCCCGCGCTATCGACGCTCATCACGGGACTCTATTCGCATCAGAACAAGACGACCGGAAACGACCCCGCCCGCACCCCCGCAAACGAAGCCCACGCCGAAAAGGCGGGGAAAGAGGCTCGCGAGCTGCTGATCTCACACATTGACCACACCGGCGCCTTGCCTCAGTGGCTGGCCAAGAAGGGCTACGTCAGTTTCCAAAGCGGAAAGTGGTGGGAAGGATCTTTCCAGCGCGGTGGTTTCACCGAAGGAATGACCAAGGGGTATCCAAATCCGGGTGGACGGCATGGTGATGCGGGATTGGCGATCGGACGTGAAACCATGCAGCCGGTCACTGAGTTTATCGATCGCAGCGTGGAAGCGGAAACGCCGTTTTTTCTTTGGTACGCACCAGTGATGCCGCACACACCACACAATCCGCCCGCGCGGCTTCTTGAGAAGTACCTGAAAAAAGGAGTGCAGAAACGAATCGCTCAGTACTACGCAATGTGCGAATGGTTCGACGAAACCTGCGGAACGCTGTTGGACCACATCGATGACGCGGGAATTGCCGACGATACGCTTGTCATCTACGTCACGGACAACGGCTGGATCCAAAAGGAAGTCGGTGGCTACGGACCGCGATCCAAACGGAGTCCCTACGAGCTTGGAACACGAACGCCGATCATGTTCCGCTGGCCAGGAAAAATTCCTGCCGCGGATCGTCCCGAACTTTGTTCGTCGATTGATTTTGTGCCGACCGTTTTAGCGGCCGCCGAAGCCGAGGGGCCGCACGATTTCCCCGGACTGAATCTGTTGCCACAATTGAAGTCGGGCGAGGCCATCGAGCGAGATACGATTTTCGGCGAATCATTTGCCCACGACATCGCCGACATCGAAAACCCCGAAGCATCGCTGCTGTATCGCTGGGTGATCCACGGCCATGACAAGCTCTTGCTGACCTACGACGGAGCGCCTGGGTCGATGAGGTACCCGCCTGAAAACGCCGAGCCTCAGCTTTACAACCTGAAAGATGATCCGAAAGAAACGGTGAATCTTGCGGAGGCGAATCCAGCAAAAGTCAAAAAGCTCAGTGCGTTGCTGGACGAGTGGTATGTACCGAGCGAGCGTCAAGCGGGCAAGTTGGCCCCCACAACTCGCTAG
- a CDS encoding substrate-binding domain-containing protein, with product MSKKHRIAILIEVETPLRRHLDVLAGIQQVASTANWDTTLIPVTDFDFVDHPDQAFDGFVGRIGRSMEIKAKEHKIPAVNVWLNTDAENLPGVFPDWQRAGKMATQHLLSLGFRKLAYVGFTDQRGVQLQIAGYNASAREIAFQHTVDLFDHGYARSAADWQSFSDQLDALVATWEPRTGVCVSDDSLGRFIIERCEQRGLRVPREIAIVSMENEPLVCEYTNPQLSSIDVGYQQVGVQAASLLEQLIAGCEPPENPTWLPPRGIVKRRSSDAYGVADPDIAKCLHFIATHAHEHLTVDDVATHACLSRRTLERRFKHEVLCTVGEEITRARLEMAKTQLFESGLSIKMVARRSGFRDSSQLCAVFQRELGLSPGQFRKTHVISSTA from the coding sequence ATGAGCAAGAAGCATCGCATCGCAATCCTGATCGAGGTCGAGACTCCGCTTCGTCGGCATCTCGATGTGTTAGCCGGTATTCAACAAGTCGCTTCCACTGCCAATTGGGATACGACGCTTATTCCAGTGACCGATTTTGATTTCGTGGACCACCCCGACCAGGCATTCGACGGTTTCGTCGGACGCATCGGGCGATCGATGGAGATCAAAGCGAAAGAACACAAGATTCCAGCAGTGAATGTTTGGTTGAATACCGATGCGGAGAACCTGCCAGGAGTCTTTCCCGATTGGCAGCGGGCCGGAAAAATGGCGACGCAGCATCTCCTGTCTCTCGGGTTTAGGAAGCTTGCCTATGTCGGATTTACCGACCAACGTGGTGTGCAATTACAGATCGCTGGCTACAACGCCTCGGCCCGCGAGATTGCGTTCCAGCACACCGTTGACTTGTTCGACCACGGCTATGCTCGATCTGCGGCGGACTGGCAATCATTTTCCGATCAGCTTGATGCGTTAGTGGCCACATGGGAACCACGCACTGGCGTCTGTGTGTCGGATGATTCGCTCGGTCGATTCATCATCGAGCGATGCGAACAACGTGGACTGCGAGTACCACGAGAGATTGCCATCGTTTCGATGGAAAACGAGCCCTTGGTCTGTGAGTACACAAACCCTCAGCTTTCCAGTATTGATGTGGGCTACCAGCAAGTCGGCGTGCAAGCCGCATCGCTGCTTGAGCAACTGATCGCTGGTTGTGAGCCACCTGAAAATCCAACCTGGCTGCCGCCCCGCGGGATCGTCAAACGACGTTCTTCCGACGCCTATGGAGTGGCGGATCCCGATATCGCCAAATGCCTGCACTTTATCGCGACGCATGCTCACGAACACCTGACCGTGGACGACGTGGCAACGCACGCATGCTTGTCGCGAAGAACACTCGAGCGGCGGTTCAAGCACGAGGTGCTGTGCACGGTGGGGGAAGAAATCACTCGTGCACGGCTGGAAATGGCGAAAACACAACTCTTCGAGTCGGGGCTTTCGATCAAGATGGTCGCCCGCCGAAGTGGATTTCGTGACTCGAGCCAGCTATGTGCCGTGTTTCAGCGTGAACTCGGACTCAGTCCCGGGCAATTTAGAAAAACGCACGTGATCTCATCAACGGCTTGA
- a CDS encoding PQQ-binding-like beta-propeller repeat protein, with amino-acid sequence MAFAADVDPMDWPNWRGPQQNSCSYETGLIEKFNPKGGPGSNVLWKSEIAAGISTPIVMHGRLYTIVRDSPGTRKDAEKVICLDAASGELIWENIYNVFLSDVPAERVGWSNVCGDPETNQVYALGACCLLQCIDGETGKTLWERSLSEEYGMLSTYGGRTNSPVVFENLVVISGVTTGWDETARPAHRFLAFDKNNGDLVWITSTRPLPEDTTYSTPTIAVINGQQVLVTGSGDGTIHAIQPRTGKVLWQEVLSRRGINTSVTVDNNGKVYASHGEENPEGTAMGAVVRIDGEFASLDSASAEQWRTEELTVGKSSPLKVNDRIYVVEDSSRLHVLDSETGEAIGKPLKLGTAMRGSLLYADGKIYACTATGYFYVLKPSEDGVETLFKVRLPSGHDVGGSPIVSHGRIYLPTTAGLFCLGDEEVKPSMGSIEPAAAERPLSENPQLAQLQLIPAEAIVKQGSTLPLQVVAFNSLGRRLDSIPTDLTFEVVGDGGSVDGDGVFHSSGDHAHQAAIVTVRSGSISHQARLRVIPDLPWTFDFSSGEVPVTWIGARYRHEARTIDGNPMMVKITTIPKGTRSQTWMGPTDLSDYTVTADVKAAPGASKLPDIGLINGRYTLDLMGESQQLQIRTWTAQLRMAKSVPLQWQADTWYTLKVQAKVENGEAIIHGKVWPRDQAEPSEWTLTATDEAPNHHGSPGLFGNATNAEIFIDNVTVAQNGD; translated from the coding sequence ATGGCATTCGCCGCGGACGTCGATCCGATGGATTGGCCCAATTGGCGAGGCCCTCAACAAAACAGCTGTTCGTACGAAACCGGGCTGATTGAAAAGTTTAACCCCAAAGGCGGCCCGGGCAGCAACGTTTTGTGGAAAAGCGAAATCGCGGCGGGCATTTCCACGCCGATCGTGATGCACGGACGACTTTACACGATCGTGCGTGATTCACCAGGCACCCGCAAGGACGCTGAAAAGGTGATCTGTTTGGACGCCGCCAGCGGCGAGCTAATTTGGGAGAACATCTACAACGTATTTCTTTCGGACGTTCCCGCCGAACGTGTCGGATGGTCCAACGTCTGCGGCGACCCCGAAACGAATCAAGTCTATGCGCTAGGTGCGTGTTGTTTGCTGCAGTGCATCGATGGCGAAACCGGAAAAACGCTCTGGGAACGCTCGCTGAGCGAAGAGTACGGAATGCTCAGCACGTATGGCGGCCGTACGAATTCGCCGGTGGTGTTTGAAAACCTAGTCGTTATCAGTGGCGTGACCACTGGTTGGGATGAAACCGCCCGCCCGGCTCACCGTTTTTTGGCGTTCGACAAAAACAATGGCGACTTGGTGTGGATCACCAGCACACGTCCGTTGCCCGAAGACACCACTTACAGCACCCCGACGATCGCGGTGATCAACGGCCAACAGGTTTTGGTGACCGGTTCAGGCGACGGCACGATCCATGCGATCCAGCCACGCACCGGCAAAGTGCTTTGGCAAGAAGTCCTCTCACGACGCGGCATCAACACCAGCGTCACGGTCGACAACAACGGCAAGGTGTACGCCAGCCATGGCGAAGAAAATCCCGAAGGCACCGCAATGGGCGCGGTCGTCCGCATCGATGGCGAATTCGCGTCGCTCGATTCGGCCTCGGCCGAGCAGTGGCGAACCGAAGAACTGACCGTCGGAAAAAGCTCGCCGCTGAAGGTCAACGACCGGATCTATGTGGTCGAAGACTCGTCGCGATTGCATGTTTTGGATAGCGAAACGGGTGAAGCCATTGGCAAGCCACTCAAACTTGGCACCGCCATGCGAGGCAGCCTGCTGTACGCCGATGGCAAGATTTATGCGTGTACCGCGACGGGCTATTTCTATGTGCTCAAACCGAGCGAAGACGGTGTCGAGACACTGTTCAAAGTTCGGCTGCCCAGCGGGCATGACGTGGGCGGATCGCCAATCGTTTCGCATGGCCGTATCTATCTGCCGACCACCGCAGGGCTGTTCTGCCTCGGCGACGAAGAGGTGAAACCGAGCATGGGGTCGATCGAGCCCGCGGCAGCGGAACGTCCGCTCAGCGAAAATCCTCAACTCGCTCAGCTGCAACTGATTCCCGCCGAAGCGATCGTCAAACAAGGCAGCACGCTACCGCTGCAAGTGGTGGCGTTCAACTCGCTCGGCCGACGACTCGATTCCATCCCGACCGACTTGACGTTTGAAGTGGTCGGCGATGGCGGCAGCGTCGACGGTGACGGCGTGTTCCACTCCTCCGGCGATCACGCCCACCAAGCTGCGATCGTGACCGTGCGGAGCGGCTCGATTTCGCACCAAGCTCGCTTGCGTGTGATCCCCGATCTGCCATGGACGTTCGACTTTTCCTCCGGCGAAGTTCCCGTTACTTGGATCGGAGCTCGTTATCGCCACGAAGCACGGACGATCGACGGAAATCCAATGATGGTCAAAATCACCACGATTCCCAAAGGAACCCGTAGCCAAACCTGGATGGGACCGACCGATTTAAGCGACTATACCGTTACTGCGGACGTCAAAGCGGCCCCAGGAGCATCGAAACTTCCCGATATCGGGCTGATCAACGGACGCTACACGCTTGATTTGATGGGCGAGTCACAACAGCTGCAAATTCGCACCTGGACCGCTCAACTGCGGATGGCCAAGAGCGTCCCTTTGCAATGGCAAGCGGACACATGGTACACGCTGAAGGTGCAAGCCAAAGTTGAAAACGGCGAAGCGATCATCCATGGCAAAGTGTGGCCTCGCGATCAAGCCGAACCAAGCGAGTGGACGTTGACGGCGACCGACGAAGCCCCGAATCATCACGGCAGCCCTGGACTGTTTGGCAACGCGACCAATGCGGAAATTTTCATCGACAACGTCACGGTGGCCCAAAATGGCGACTGA
- a CDS encoding carbohydrate kinase family protein, whose protein sequence is MQKQIDVIGIGVSVLDAVMVVDGFPAEESVVRAQQRAVGIGGGIAVATATAAALGGRAAFADLLGFDPMSESILAALRAASVDVRWVQQSDDQTASVATIWVNAASASRTIVFSPASDLELPWSDELARGVAAAKILHLNGRHLRTCLQAIEVAKQHDTLVSFDGGAHRYRSEVLPLVGASDILIVSEHFAQEHFKSQTKSDAAVSPDELVSFLQREFGSRCVGVTCGERGSWIAGTDQSPWHQPATAVEAVRDTTGCGDTYHGAFLFAWSQGRSPRECARIASVVSAHNAKGLGAFAFDADKIAAMLK, encoded by the coding sequence TTGCAAAAACAAATTGATGTGATCGGAATTGGGGTCTCGGTGCTCGACGCCGTGATGGTGGTCGACGGTTTTCCGGCCGAGGAATCGGTGGTGCGAGCCCAGCAGCGAGCGGTCGGGATCGGCGGCGGAATTGCCGTGGCCACGGCGACTGCGGCCGCTCTCGGTGGGCGAGCCGCATTTGCCGATTTGCTGGGGTTTGATCCGATGTCCGAGTCGATTTTGGCAGCGCTACGTGCCGCGTCGGTCGATGTCCGTTGGGTTCAGCAAAGCGACGATCAAACCGCTTCGGTGGCGACGATTTGGGTTAACGCCGCGTCGGCATCACGGACGATCGTGTTTTCGCCCGCCAGCGACCTTGAATTGCCATGGAGCGACGAGCTGGCACGCGGCGTGGCCGCCGCAAAAATTCTTCATCTCAATGGGCGACACTTGCGAACTTGTTTGCAAGCGATCGAGGTTGCCAAACAGCACGATACGCTGGTTTCGTTTGATGGCGGAGCCCACCGCTACCGCAGCGAGGTGCTGCCGCTTGTTGGGGCGAGTGACATTTTGATCGTGTCCGAACATTTTGCACAGGAACATTTCAAGTCCCAGACAAAATCAGATGCCGCGGTTTCGCCCGACGAACTTGTCTCGTTTCTGCAACGTGAGTTTGGCTCGCGTTGCGTCGGTGTGACTTGCGGTGAACGCGGCAGTTGGATTGCCGGAACCGATCAGTCGCCCTGGCATCAACCGGCTACCGCGGTCGAGGCGGTTCGCGACACCACCGGATGCGGCGACACCTATCACGGTGCGTTCCTGTTCGCTTGGTCGCAAGGGCGGTCACCGCGTGAGTGTGCTCGCATCGCATCCGTCGTTTCGGCGCACAACGCCAAGGGGTTAGGCGCATTTGCCTTCGATGCAGACAAGATTGCTGCGATGCTGAAGTGA